A window of Saccharomyces paradoxus chromosome XIII, complete sequence contains these coding sequences:
- the NUP188 gene encoding Nup188p (Subunit of the inner ring of the nuclear pore complex (NPC)~similar to YML103C) gives MATHSIRNSSPQLSFTHVANFINDAVADISAVDASQLAEIRQFLKANKANLIKDLETVKEHGTSSGGDNKLRFTIANILQINVDDDPFFAQFEDPCRAAQFFISERSSRLHILYSLLVNPDIDLDTYSFIDNDRFNIAAKLISLISSVMQDYDTITASGLAQGYNNDEDTFTIVSLVQLKKFSDLKFVLQILQILNLMILNTKVPINIVNQWFLQYQNHFVEFCRNINSTDKTIDTSSLQLYKFQNFQDLSYLSETLVSRISSLFTITTALILGLNTSIAQFDLQSPLYMDSKTFHIVNAALENDIATNIVNEDPVFHPMIHYSWSFILYYRQALQSSESFDDSDTTKFALFAESHDIFQELITLSEVLSFDPIYTTVVTVFLEFSLNFIPITASTSRVFAKIISKAPEQFIENFLTNDTFEDKLSIIKAKLPLLNESLIPLINLALIDTEFANFELKDICSFAITKSSLNDLDYDLIADTITNPSSSSDIIIPDLIELKSDLLVTPPLERENSNCLLSIPKSTKAKILTIKRQQQQSAQQPPTASNLVIFLYKYNGWSLVGRILQNLLHSYMEKGTQLDDLQHELMISIIGLVTNVVDPKTPIEKSSEILSYLSNSLDTSTSTINGASIIQVIFEIFEISLQRKDYASIVQCCEFMTMLTPNYLHLVSSYLNKSELLDKYGKTGLSNMILGSIELSTGDYTFTIQLLKLTKVFIRESLSLKNSHVSKRSKIDIINKLTLHAVHVFESYYNWKFNNFLQKFEIGFHLTSIFYDVLHDVFTINPYQKNQLITSSSAKKLLQLFLTPMDSIDLAPNTLMNILVSPLDTTTKILGDKILGNLYTKVMSNSFKLCKLLISIRGSNHDLKPSNLEKLLFINSSKLVDVYTLPSYVHFKVQIIELLSYLVEAPWNDDYPFLLSFLGERKSMTFLKEVLSDLSSPVQNWDLLRSLYIFFTTLLESKQDGLSILFLTGQFASSKKNNDEASIDKKNSILTVLQKNSLLLDSMPEEVSCKLLETITYVLNTWTNSKIFIKDVKFVDSLLNKLKNSKTLFQKKESLTRNGTVSLIKKYKLVSRIVEIFALYIYNSTDSNSKILKFLNQEDLFELAHHFFQIDGFNKTFHDELNLKFREKWPSLELQSFQKIPLSRINENENFGYDIPLLDVVLKTDRNWYKPTTGETNFKEEITDASLNLQYVNYEISTAKAWGALITTFVKRNTTPLNDGFVDLVEHFLKLNIDFTSDKQMFTQIYLERIELSFYILYSFKLSRKSLKETKIIELMNKIFTVFKSDEVDFIKNIGNSSKNNFYRPLLRSVLILLELVSSGDRFIELVSDQLLEFFELAFSKGVYLILSEILCQINKCSTKGLSADHATQFINLEDNTQDLLLLLSLFKRITKLNPSKNFNVILASSLKEVGTLKVILNLYSSAHLVRINDEPILGQITLTFISELCSIEQIAAKLINSGLYSVLLESPLSVAIQQGDIKPEFSPRLHNIWSNGLLSIVLFLLSQFGIKVLPETCLFVSYFGKQIRSTIYNWGDNKLAVSSSLIKETNQLVLLQKMLNLLNYQELFIQPKNSDDEEEAVELVIGLDSEHDKKKLSAALSKFLTHPKYLNSRIIPTTLEEQQHLEDESRRLEFVKGISRDIKTLQDSLFKDV, from the coding sequence ATGGCTACACATTCAATTCGGAATTCCTCTCCGCAATTGTCCTTCACTCATGTTGCTAATTTTATCAACGATGCTGTTGCTGATATTTCCGCTGTGGATGCCAGTCAATTGGCCGAAATAAGACAGTTTTTGAAGGCTAATAAGGCAAATCTTATTAAGGACCTGGAAACGGTAAAGGAGCATGGGACTTCCTCTGGCGGCGACAACAAGTTACGCTTTACAATTGCAAACATATTACAAATAAACGTCGATGATGATCCCTTCTTTGCTCAATTTGAGGACCCTTGTCGTGCTGCGcaattctttatttctGAGAGATCTTCAAGACTCCACATATTATACTCGCTTCTCGTTAACCCGGACATTGACCTCGATACATATTCCTTTATTGACAATGATAGATTCAACATAGCAGCGAAATTAATCTCTTTAATATCATCTGTAATGCAGGACTACGACACGATCACAGCTTCAGGCTTAGCACAGGGCTATAACAACGATGAAGACACTTTTACAATTGTTTCGTTGGTgcaactgaaaaaattttctgatttgAAGTTTGTCTTGCAAATAttgcaaattttgaatttaatGATCCTGAATACAAAAGTACCTATAAATATCGTCAATCAATGGTTCCTACAGTATCAAAATCATTTTGTTGAATTTTGCAGAAATATAAATTCTACGGACAAGACTATAGATACTTCGTCATTACAATTGTATAAGTTTCAGAATTTCCAAGACCTCAGCTACCTCTCAGAAACACTTGTTTCCAGAATATCATCTTTATTTACAATCACAACTGCATTGATACTTGGGTTGAACACTTCAATTGCACAATTTGATCTTCAGTCACCCTTGTACATGGATTCAAAGACTTTCCACATTGTCAATGCCGCTCTGGAAAATGATATAGCAACCAATATCGTCAATGAGGATCCCGTTTTCCACCCAATGATCCATTACTCTTGGTCGTTCATACTCTACTATAGGCAAGCATTACAATCGTCTGAATCATTTGACGATTCAGACACAACGAAGTTTGCTCTATTTGCTGAATCACATGACATTTTCCAAGAATTGATTACTCTGTCAGAAGTCTTATCCTTTGACCCCATTTACACCACAGTAGTAACAGTATTTTTGGAGTTTTCTTTAAACTTTATTCCCATAACTGCATCTACTTCTCGTGTTTTCGCCAAGATAATTTCAAAGGCTCCAGAGCAgtttattgaaaatttcttaaCGAATGACACTTTTGAAGACAAATTGAGCATTATAAAGGCTAAACTACCCCTATTAAACGAATCACTCATCCCTTTAATTAATTTGGCCTTAATCGATACCGAATTTGCCAATTTCGAATTAAAAGATATATGTTCATTTGCTATCACAAAAAGCAGTCTGAACGATCTAGATTATGATTTAATAGCTGATACGATAACAAACCCTTCTTCGTCCTCAGACATCATCATACCTGATTTGATAGAGTTGAAGTCCGATTTGCTAGTGACACCACCCTTAGAGAGAGAAAACTCTAATTGCCTCTTGTCAATACCGAAGTCAACAAAGGCAAAGATTCTAACTATCAAAcgacaacaacaacaaagtGCACAGCAGCCACCTACTGCTTCCAATTTGgttattttcctttacaAATACAACGGTTGGTCTTTGGTCGGCAGAATATTGCAAAATCTATTACATTCGTACATGGAAAAGGGCACGCAACTGGATGACTTACAACATGAATTGATGATATCCATAATCGGATTAGTTACTAATGTCGTCGATCCTAAAACCccaattgaaaaatctaGCGAAATTCTGTCATATTTGTCAAACTCTCTAGACACTTCAACCAGTACTATAAATGGCGCGTCAATTATCCAAGTAATCTTCgagatttttgaaatatcacTGCAGAGAAAAGATTATGCTTCAATTGTACAATGCTGCGAGTTTATGACTATGCTGACACCAAATTACCTTCATCTAGTCTCTTCTTATTTGAACAAATCGGAATTATTAGACAAATATGGCAAGACTGGTCTTTCCAATATGATTCTTGGTTCGATTGAATTATCCACAGGGGATTATACATTCACTATCCAGTTGCTCAAACTAACAAAAGTCTTTATTCGAGAATCTctatcattgaaaaatagcCATGTTTCCAAAAGAAGTAAAATAGATATTATTAATAAGTTGACTCTACATGCGGTTCATGTCTTTGAGAGTTATTACAATTGGAAGTTCAACAATTTCTTACAGAAATTCGAAATTGGCTTCCATTTGACTTCAATTTTCTATGATGTACTTCATGACGTTTTCACCATAAATCCATATCAAAAGAACCAATTGATTACTTCCTCCtcagcaaaaaaattgttgcAATTATTTTTAACTCCCATGGATTCTATCGATTTGGCTCCGAATACTTTGATGAATATTCTTGTTTCACCTTTGGATACCACAACAAAAATCTTAGGCGATAAAATTTTGGGAAATTTATATACGAAGGTAATGAGCAATTCCTTTAAGTTGTGTAAGCTTTTGATCTCTATTCGAGGTAGCAACCACGATTTAAAGCCAAGTAACTTGGAAAAATTGCTTTTCataaattcatcaaaattgGTTGACGTTTATACTTTACCAAGTTATGTTCACTTCAAAGTGCAAATCATAGAGCTATTAAGCTATTTGGTGGAGGCTCCTTGGAATGACGATTATCCGTTTTTGTTGTCCTTCCTTGGTGAAAGAAAATCGAtgacatttttgaaagaagtcCTGTCGGACTTGAGTTCTCCAGTGCAAAACTGGGATCTCCTGCGGAGTttgtacatttttttcacaaCTTTATTGGAAAGTAAGCAGGATGGGTTATCTATCCTTTTCTTAACAGGTCAATTTGCATctagtaaaaaaaataatgacgAAGCCTCCattgacaagaaaaattcaatattAACTGTTTTGCAAAAGAATTCCCTACTGTTAGATTCAATGCCTGAAGAAGTAAGTTGTAAGTTATTAGAAACAATAACATATGTTTTAAACACCTGGACAAATTCTAAAATCTTTATAAAAGATGTTAAATTTGTGGATTCCTTATTGAATAAGTTGAAGAACTCCAAAACTttattccaaaaaaaagagagcTTGACACGTAATGGAACTGTCTCTTTGATCAAGAAATACAAATTGGTTTCAAGAATTGTCGAAATATTTGCATTGTATATTTATAACTCAACTGATTCAAACtcgaaaattttaaaatttttgaaccaGGAAGACTTATTTGAATTAGCCCATcacttcttccaaattgATGGGTTCAATAAAACGTTTCACGATGAATTGAATCTAAAATTTAGAGAGAAATGGCCCAGTTTAGAGCTTCAGTCGTTCCAAAAGATCCCCTTATCCAGAATAAACGAGAACGAGAATTTCGGTTATGATATTCCCTTATTAGATGTAGTTTTAAAAACTGACCGTAACTGGTACAAACCAACTACTGGTGAAACAAATTTTAAGGAGGAAATAACTGATGCTTCATTAAATCTACAATACGTCAATTATGAAATATCTACCGCAAAAGCTTGGGGCGCGCTAATCACCACGTTTGTAAAGAGGAACACTACGCCGTTAAATGATGGTTTCGTTGATTTGGTAGAACATTTCCTAAAGCTAAATATTGATTTCACTTCAGATAAACAAATGTTTACCCAAATATATCTGGAGAGAATCGAATTGTCGTTTTACATTTTATATTCATTCAAATTGTCAAGAAAGTCACTGAAGGAGACAAAGATAATTGAACTAATGAACAAGATTTTTACAGTTTTTAAATCTGATGAGGttgattttattaaaaatattggtaactcatcaaaaaataactTTTATAGGCCTCTTTTAAGGTCTGTTTTAATTCTTCTCGAACTAGTCTCGTCAGGAGATCGTTTCATCGAATTAGTATCTGATCAACtattggaattttttgaattagCATTCAGTAAGGGTGTTTATTTGATACTGTCCGAAATATTATGTCAGATCAATAAATGTTCCACGAAGGGTTTAAGTGCAGATCATGCTACccaatttatcaatttgGAGGATAATACTCAGGATttactgttattattatcactGTTCAAAAGAATTACCAAGTTGAATCCTtctaaaaatttcaatgttATTCTAGCATCATCTTTAAAGGAAGTCGGAACTCTCAAAGTTATATTGAACCTATATTCAAGCGCACATTTGGTAAGAATTAATGATGAACCAATTCTTGGGCAAATTACTCTGACTTTCATCTCTGAGTTGTGTTCAATTGAGCAAATTGCTGCAAAACTCATCAATAGCGGATTGTATAGTGTTCTGTTGGAAAGTCCATTATCTGTTGCAATACAGCAAGGTGATATCAAGCCTGAATTTTCACCTAGATTGCACAACATTTGGAGCAACGGTTTATTATCCATTGTTCTATTCTTATTGAGTCAATTTGGTATCAAGGTTTTACCTGAGACATGCCTCTTTGTTTCctattttggaaaacaaataaGATCCACAATATATAATTGGGGCGATAACAAGTTAGCAGTATCAAGTTCATTGATAAAGGAAACCAATCAATTGGTTTTGTTGCAGAAAATGCTAAACTTGCTAAATTATCAAGAATTGTTCATCCAGCCTAAAAACTCcgatgacgaagaagaagctgTGGAGTTGGTTATTGGTTTAGATTCTGAacatgataaaaaaaagttaagtGCCGCATTAAGCAAGTTTCTAACGCATCCAAAATACCTGAATTCAAGAATAATACCTACGACTTTAGAAGAGCAACAACATTTGGAAGATGAATCAAGGAGATTGGAGTTCGTCAAGGGTATAAGTAGAGACATTAAAACGTTGCAAGATTCACTATTCAAGGACGTCtga
- the CUE4 gene encoding Cue4p (similar to YML101C) has protein sequence MDRSTIVFLLTMVCLFVYTVKRKSAKQVPLRTVQDAKPAPTAATNNPSPEPVPSTSEKRVAQLNRHSVHRKRAVNDDMVEIVMMMAPHVPQEKVVQDLRNTGSIERTMENIFAGKLD, from the coding sequence ATGGATAGATCGACTATAGTGTTCCTACTAACGATGGTGTGCTTGTTTGTTTACACCGTAAAGCGCAAGAGCGCTAAGCAAGTACCCTTGCGAACCGTGCAGGATGCCAAACCGGCGCCCACGGCCGCCACCAATAATCCATCTCCGGAACCAGTACCATCAACTTCAGAAAAACGCGTCGCTCAGTTAAACAGACATAGTGTTCACCGAAAGAGAGCCGTTAATGACGACATGGTTGAAATCGTGATGATGATGGCGCCGCATGTGCCTCAGGAGAAAGTGGTGCAAGATCTCAGGAACACAGGGTCCATCGAGCGCACTATGGAAAACATCTTCGCTGGCAAACTAGATTAG
- the CAC2 gene encoding Cac2p (Subunit of chromatin assembly factor I (CAF-1), with Rlf2p and Msi1p~similar to YML102W): MEASHLQIYWHDSQPVYSLTFQKSSSNEKLFTAGGDNKVRIWKLNRDEDEKCGGVRKIESMDFLGSLTHHEQAINVIRFNSHGDVLASAGDDGQVLLWKQEDPNTQQDSVIRPFGMDTEAGEADENKEKWVVWKRLRGGSGATAAAEIYDLAWSPDNRNIVVGCMDNSIRLFDVGAGMLVCAQSDHGHYVQGVAWDPLNQFILSQSADRSLHVYEVILSPAGMVTGLKLRSKIVKAEMPSTGDVLRTNYLFHNETLPSFFRRCSISPCGGLVVVPSGVYKVGGDEVANCVYVYTRSGILNGAGGVKNRPAIRIPSLKKPALMAAFSPVFYETSQQSVLKLPYKLVFAIATTNEVLVYDTDVLEPLCVVGNIHYSPITDLAWSGDGSTLLISSTDGFCSYVSIDTETQFGSRIEPPALRAEQLETNDSPAAAKNQRESGGIVNMLPVKKVPCNSNDNKKRRIQPTPVDL; encoded by the coding sequence ATGGAAGCCTCACATTTACAAATATACTGGCATGACTCACAGCCGGTTTACTCACTCACGTTCCAGAAGAGCAGTTCGAACGAGAAACTGTTCACCGCTGGTGGTGATAACAAGGTTCGGATATGGAAGTTGAACCGGGATGAAGACGAGAAGTGCGGAGGGGTGCGTAAGATTGAGAGCATGGACTTTCTTGGATCGCTGACGCATCACGAGCAGGCCATTAACGTGATCCGGTTCAACTCGCACGGTGACGTGCTGGCGTCTGCGGGCGACGACGGCCAAGTACTGCTGTGGAAGCAAGAAGATCCAAATACACAGCAAGATTCTGTGATCAGACCCTTTGGAATGGATACAGAGGCTGGTGAAGCAGATGAGAACAAGGAGAAATGGGTTGTGTGGAAGAGGCTGCGTGGCGGTAGCGGTGCTACTGCGGCGGCAGAGATTTACGATCTAGCATGGTCGCCCGATAACAGGAACATAGTGGTGGGATGTATGGACAATTCGATACGACTGTTTGACGTCGGAGCTGGAATGTTGGTATGCGCCCAGTCGGATCATGGCCACTATGTCCAAGGTGTGGCTTGGGACCCATTAAATCAGTTTATCCTCTCGCAGTCTGCAGACCGGTCTCTGCACGTGTATGAAGTCATTCTTTCACCTGCAGGAATGGTCACAGGGTTGAAGCTTAGAAGCAAGATTGTCAAGGCGGAGATGCCTTCGACAGGCGATGTGCTGAGGACAAATTACCTGTTTCATAATGAGACGCTACCTTCATTTTTTAGGCGATGCAGCATATCACCTTGCGGCGGCTTGGTCGTAGTGCCCAGTGGCGTGTACAAGGTGGGCGGCGATGAAGTCGCAAACTGCGTATATGTGTATACTAGATCCGGGATACTGAACGGCGCTGGCGGCGTTAAAAACAGGCCCGCGATCAGGATCccatctttgaagaaaccaGCGCTGATGGCGGCCTTCTCACCAGTATTCTACGAGACAAGCCAACAGAGCGTGCTTAAGCTGCCCTATAAGCTTGTATTCGCCATAGCAACAACTAATGAAGTACTCGTGTACGACACGGATGTATTGGAGCCGTTATGCGTGGTGGGGAACATACACTACTCGCCCATAACTGATTTGGCATGGTCTGGGGATGGCTCCACCCTATTAATCTCGTCAACAGACGGCTTCTGTTCTTATGTATCGATCGACACCGAGACGCAATTTGGTTCAAGGATAGAGCCGCCAGCGTTGCGTGCAGAGCAACTGGAGACTAACGACAGTCCGGCAGCCGCCAAGAATCAGCGCGAGTCAGGTGGAATCGTAAACATGCTGCCTGTGAAGAAGGTCCCCTGCAATAGCAACGATAATAAAAAGAGGCGCATTCAGCCTACGCCAGTCGATttgtga